A stretch of the Methanobacterium veterum genome encodes the following:
- the glmU gene encoding bifunctional sugar-1-phosphate nucleotidylyltransferase/acetyltransferase — protein sequence MKGVLLTAGEGTRMRPLTLTRPKTMLQVGGKPILQYNLEALRDAGIKDIIMVVGYKKEAIEDYFEDGSSFGVNIDYITQEKRLGTAHAINSARDMIDDEFIVLNGDIIVDPELIVDLIVKYESEETSSILMLTEVEDPSSFGVVEIENDIIKNIIEKPAPGEAPSNLINAGIYLFDKTIFDAIDRTEKSERGEYEITDSLKIQMNENKIVRGLKSNNKWIDVGRPWELLNVNEHFISEMEEDIQGEIEEGVTIHGKIILGKNSIIRSGTYILGPVFIGEGCDIGPNSYLRKYTYLGNNVNVGNAVEIKNSIIMDGTNVNHLSYVGDSVIGANCNVAAGTNIANLRFDNKNVKMKIKGEKFDCGIRKLGAVFGDNVKTGINSSFNPGVKVGINSAVGSGTIIYEDIPSNTLVLVKQEYKIIKYDE from the coding sequence ATGAAAGGAGTATTGCTTACGGCAGGTGAAGGCACAAGGATGCGCCCGTTAACATTAACAAGACCAAAAACAATGCTGCAGGTTGGAGGAAAACCAATACTTCAATATAATTTAGAAGCGCTGAGAGATGCAGGTATTAAAGATATAATAATGGTTGTAGGCTATAAAAAAGAGGCTATTGAAGATTATTTTGAAGATGGTTCTTCATTTGGAGTTAACATTGATTACATCACTCAGGAAAAAAGACTCGGAACCGCACATGCCATAAATTCTGCCCGCGATATGATTGATGATGAATTTATAGTTCTGAATGGGGATATAATAGTTGATCCAGAGCTTATTGTGGATTTAATAGTAAAATATGAGTCAGAGGAAACTTCATCAATTCTCATGCTTACTGAAGTTGAAGATCCATCTTCATTTGGAGTTGTAGAAATAGAAAACGACATAATTAAAAATATTATTGAAAAACCAGCTCCTGGAGAAGCTCCAAGTAACCTTATAAATGCCGGGATATACCTTTTTGATAAAACAATTTTTGATGCAATAGACAGGACAGAAAAGTCTGAAAGAGGAGAATATGAAATAACAGATTCCCTTAAAATTCAGATGAACGAAAATAAAATAGTACGAGGGCTTAAATCTAATAATAAATGGATTGATGTTGGAAGACCATGGGAGCTTCTAAATGTCAATGAACATTTCATAAGTGAAATGGAAGAGGATATCCAGGGTGAAATTGAAGAAGGAGTCACAATCCACGGCAAGATAATTCTTGGAAAAAACAGTATCATCAGGTCTGGAACTTACATTTTGGGTCCTGTTTTTATTGGAGAAGGCTGTGATATTGGACCTAATTCCTATTTGAGAAAATATACATACCTTGGAAATAACGTAAACGTGGGAAATGCAGTTGAAATTAAAAATTCAATTATAATGGATGGTACTAATGTTAATCACCTTTCATATGTCGGTGATTCAGTAATTGGAGCTAACTGTAACGTTGCTGCAGGTACAAACATTGCAAACCTGCGTTTTGATAATAAAAATGTCAAGATGAAAATTAAAGGCGAAAAATTTGACTGCGGTATTAGAAAACTTGGTGCAGTGTTTGGAGATAACGTTAAAACAGGTATAAATTCCAGTTTCAATCCCGGAGTTAAAGTGGGTATAAATT
- the glmM gene encoding phosphoglucosamine mutase encodes MTDMIPRLFGTSGIRGKIGSEITLNLITDVGMAAATYVGGKGRKAVIGYDTRTSNKMVENAIIAGILQCGCDVIRLGMVPTPLVGYAAMKLNADIGIMITASHNPSQYNGIKLWNPKGMAYTQDQERTIEKIVHEKTFSKVSWEHIGDIKDNSSIISGYMDDLLNNVDIKGGLKVVVDCANGAGSFVSPTVLRKAGCEVLTLNSQPDGFFPGRMPEPSEANLSELMKVVKATGADIGIAHDGDADRMVAIDDEGKMADFDKLLALVSSKIGGKIVTTVDASFCVDKCMKESGGEVVRTKVGDVHVAEAIVECNAAFGGEPSGTWLHPDFCMCPDGILSALKVIEIVEKYGPLSKLLNEIPSYPTVRDKIECENIQKTLIMEKVKEELPDYFEDVNDVNFIDGVRISMKDGSWVLIRPSGTESYIRITLEGRNVEIAQSIRTKSREFIEGIL; translated from the coding sequence ATGACAGATATGATTCCAAGACTATTTGGTACATCAGGTATCAGAGGTAAAATAGGCAGTGAAATCACTTTAAACTTAATAACAGATGTTGGAATGGCAGCAGCAACATATGTTGGTGGAAAAGGGCGTAAAGCTGTTATAGGATATGATACACGGACTTCAAATAAGATGGTTGAAAATGCAATCATCGCAGGGATATTACAATGCGGCTGCGATGTAATTCGGCTTGGAATGGTTCCAACGCCGTTGGTTGGATATGCAGCAATGAAACTCAATGCAGATATAGGAATCATGATAACTGCATCTCATAATCCTTCCCAGTACAACGGAATAAAACTATGGAATCCAAAAGGTATGGCTTATACTCAGGATCAGGAAAGAACAATAGAAAAAATAGTCCATGAGAAGACTTTCTCTAAAGTTTCATGGGAACATATAGGGGATATTAAAGATAACAGCAGCATTATCTCAGGGTACATGGACGACTTACTGAACAATGTAGATATTAAAGGAGGCCTTAAAGTTGTTGTCGATTGTGCAAATGGGGCAGGTTCTTTTGTATCTCCAACAGTGCTTAGAAAGGCAGGTTGTGAAGTTTTAACTTTAAACAGCCAACCCGACGGATTTTTCCCGGGTAGAATGCCAGAACCCTCAGAGGCAAATCTTTCTGAACTTATGAAAGTTGTTAAAGCTACAGGGGCGGACATTGGAATTGCACATGATGGTGATGCAGATAGAATGGTTGCAATCGATGATGAAGGAAAGATGGCAGATTTTGATAAGCTTTTAGCACTTGTATCAAGTAAAATTGGTGGAAAAATAGTTACAACTGTTGACGCGTCATTCTGTGTGGATAAATGTATGAAAGAATCCGGCGGTGAAGTAGTACGTACTAAAGTAGGAGATGTTCATGTTGCAGAGGCAATAGTGGAGTGTAATGCTGCATTTGGTGGTGAGCCTTCTGGTACATGGCTCCATCCAGATTTCTGCATGTGTCCTGATGGAATACTTTCTGCACTTAAGGTTATAGAAATTGTGGAAAAATATGGTCCTCTTTCTAAACTTTTAAATGAAATACCCAGTTATCCAACAGTGAGAGATAAAATAGAATGTGAAAACATTCAAAAGACACTGATAATGGAAAAAGTCAAAGAGGAACTTCCAGATTATTTCGAAGATGTAAATGATGTCAATTTCATAGATGGAGTTAGAATTTCCATGAAAGATGGAAGCTGGGTTCTAATAAGGCCTTCGGGTACCGAATCTTACATAAGGATTACTTTAGAGGGTAGAAATGTTGAAATAGCTCAATCAATTAGAACTAAATCCAGAGAATTTATAGAGGGAATATTATGA
- a CDS encoding 2,3-bisphosphoglycerate-independent phosphoglycerate mutase: MKGIIMIIDGMGDRPIKDLGYKTPLEAANTPNMDKLAEIGINGIMDPIRPGIRAGSDTSHISILGYDPYEVYTGRGPFEAAGIGLDVIAGDIAFRCNFSTQDENGIIVDRRAGRIREGTEEIAGSINSLKLEGFEDIEIIFKESTGHRAVLVLRGAGLSDKVSDADPKHEGKPPKEVVPLDDSPEAAKTAAILNKFVKTSYDLLKDHPVNLKRINEGENPANVVLPRGVGAVPHIIPFGEKYGVKAACIAETGLIKGIGKITGMDLIDVEGATGGIDTNLENMTASIVEAAKNDDYEFILINIDGADEAGHDGQMEEKVKFIEKVDAVIEEVMKIDDLYFILTADHSTPISVMDHTGDPVPIIIKGPEVKVDNVNSFSERAAAYGGLCRIRGSDIMNILMDFMNKSEKFGA; this comes from the coding sequence GTGAAAGGAATTATAATGATAATAGACGGGATGGGAGATCGTCCTATAAAAGATCTTGGATATAAAACTCCACTTGAAGCTGCAAACACTCCAAATATGGATAAATTAGCTGAAATAGGCATAAATGGTATCATGGATCCGATACGCCCAGGCATAAGGGCAGGGAGTGATACTTCTCATATTTCAATACTGGGTTATGACCCTTATGAAGTTTATACTGGCAGGGGGCCATTTGAAGCAGCAGGAATAGGGCTAGATGTTATAGCTGGAGATATAGCCTTTAGATGTAACTTTTCAACCCAAGATGAAAATGGTATTATTGTAGATAGGAGAGCCGGGAGAATAAGAGAAGGTACAGAAGAAATTGCGGGATCTATAAATTCTTTAAAATTAGAAGGATTTGAAGATATAGAAATAATATTTAAAGAATCTACAGGACACCGGGCTGTACTTGTACTTAGGGGAGCCGGATTATCTGATAAAGTATCCGACGCCGATCCAAAACATGAAGGAAAACCTCCTAAAGAAGTTGTTCCTTTAGATGATTCTCCTGAAGCAGCAAAAACAGCAGCAATATTAAATAAATTCGTTAAAACTTCATATGATCTTTTAAAAGATCACCCTGTAAATCTTAAAAGAATAAATGAAGGAGAAAACCCTGCAAATGTGGTTTTACCTCGAGGAGTAGGTGCAGTTCCTCATATTATTCCATTTGGAGAAAAATATGGAGTAAAGGCTGCATGCATAGCAGAAACAGGGCTTATTAAAGGAATTGGAAAAATAACTGGTATGGATTTAATTGATGTTGAAGGGGCTACCGGTGGAATTGATACCAACCTTGAAAATATGACTGCAAGTATTGTTGAAGCAGCAAAGAATGATGATTATGAATTTATATTAATTAATATAGACGGCGCAGATGAAGCAGGTCACGACGGGCAGATGGAAGAAAAGGTGAAATTCATCGAAAAAGTAGACGCTGTAATTGAGGAAGTAATGAAAATAGATGATCTTTATTTCATTTTAACTGCAGATCATTCAACTCCAATTTCTGTAATGGATCACACAGGAGATCCTGTTCCTATTATCATAAAGGGACCTGAAGTTAAAGTGGATAATGTTAACAGTTTTAGTGAAAGGGCAGCAGCATATGGCGGATTATGCAGAATAAGAGGCTCCGATATCATGAATATATTAATGGATTTCATGAACAAGTCTGAAAAATTTGGAGCCTAA
- a CDS encoding TIGR00297 family protein, which yields MIYLEYVILLVIVGLLIYLKGALDLLGSIFMIIMGIIIIFTAGVNWLLLIFAFLILGLIFTKYKHEYKKEMGIYEGTRSVKNVISNGIVPFVMAAFGNYAGFIGSIAVATSDTLASEIGVVDKHPRLITTFKKVPPGTDGGISPLGTAAGIIGAGIIGIIAYLLGISADPFTALKIAVISGTFGCFVDSILGAVLESRNYLTNEHVNLLATVSGAILGILIV from the coding sequence ATGATATATTTAGAATATGTGATCTTACTTGTAATCGTAGGGCTTTTAATATACCTTAAAGGAGCCCTCGATCTTTTAGGATCCATTTTCATGATTATCATGGGTATAATTATTATTTTTACTGCTGGAGTTAACTGGCTTCTTTTAATTTTTGCTTTCCTGATTCTTGGCCTGATATTTACCAAATATAAACATGAATACAAGAAGGAAATGGGTATTTACGAGGGTACAAGAAGTGTAAAAAATGTAATTTCTAATGGAATAGTTCCTTTTGTTATGGCGGCATTTGGAAATTATGCTGGGTTTATAGGTTCCATTGCAGTTGCAACTTCAGATACACTTGCAAGTGAAATAGGAGTTGTAGATAAGCATCCTAGGCTTATAACTACTTTTAAAAAAGTCCCGCCTGGAACAGATGGAGGAATCTCTCCGCTGGGGACTGCTGCAGGAATTATAGGTGCAGGAATTATAGGTATTATTGCTTATCTTTTAGGAATATCTGCAGATCCTTTCACTGCACTTAAAATAGCAGTTATATCTGGTACTTTCGGATGTTTTGTAGACAGTATTCTTGGAGCCGTACTTGAATCAAGGAATTATCTTACAAATGAACATGTTAATCTTTTAGCTACTGTATCAGGGGCAATTTTAGGAATTCTTATAGTTTAA
- a CDS encoding 30S ribosomal protein S3ae, whose amino-acid sequence MAKARRRRVRDTWKEKQWYKIMTPKDFGEAEIGTTPARDPDILLKRRVESSMRELTGDFSKQYVKLYFQINNVAGDTANTKFVGHHVTTDYVRSMIRRGTSRIDTLSEVTTKDGYKVNVHIIAITVKRAKASQQKFIRETMGNLIQQAVDGKTFPEFVEGVITGKMASSIYHETKKIYPLKRVEIIKTQVAEEPA is encoded by the coding sequence ATGGCTAAAGCTAGAAGGCGAAGAGTGCGTGATACGTGGAAAGAAAAACAATGGTATAAAATTATGACTCCTAAAGATTTTGGAGAGGCAGAAATAGGAACCACACCTGCACGAGATCCAGATATACTCTTAAAAAGAAGAGTTGAATCATCAATGAGAGAATTAACTGGTGATTTCAGCAAACAATACGTTAAACTTTACTTCCAGATTAACAACGTAGCTGGAGACACAGCAAACACCAAGTTTGTTGGACATCATGTAACAACAGATTATGTTAGAAGCATGATAAGAAGAGGAACAAGTAGAATAGATACCCTTTCAGAGGTAACTACAAAAGACGGTTACAAAGTTAATGTGCATATCATTGCAATAACCGTAAAAAGGGCAAAAGCATCCCAGCAGAAGTTTATAAGGGAAACTATGGGCAACCTTATTCAACAGGCAGTGGATGGAAAAACTTTCCCAGAATTTGTGGAAGGGGTAATAACTGGAAAAATGGCATCCAGTATATACCACGAAACAAAGAAAATATATCCTTTAAAACGAGTTGAAATAATTAAAACTCAAGTAGCTGAAGAACCAGCATAA
- a CDS encoding NifB/NifX family molybdenum-iron cluster-binding protein, which yields MKIAVATSNGNDVDHFGKAQGFMIYEFDEKNMNFIEKRESLKTEGEKHQWQKSLDAISDCEVVICVQAGLKGKFGIKNAGIRLVEDEGSIEDVLEKFVKHYNFMKKPLF from the coding sequence ATGAAAATAGCTGTAGCAACATCTAATGGTAATGATGTGGATCATTTTGGTAAAGCGCAGGGATTCATGATTTATGAATTTGATGAAAAAAATATGAATTTCATAGAAAAAAGAGAATCTCTTAAAACCGAGGGTGAAAAACACCAGTGGCAAAAATCATTAGATGCAATAAGTGATTGTGAAGTTGTTATATGTGTTCAAGCAGGTTTAAAAGGTAAATTTGGCATTAAAAATGCGGGAATTAGGCTTGTAGAAGATGAAGGGAGCATAGAAGATGTTCTTGAGAAGTTTGTTAAGCATTATAACTTCATGAAAAAACCCTTATTTTAA
- a CDS encoding class I SAM-dependent DNA methyltransferase encodes MTEEQLYKKFAGYYDKIYEKLDHKRESKFIKWAVNKHGNSESNVLLDIACGTGRHAHFLKDDFEILGIDISKEMLKIAQEKVPDVEFITGDMKKLDLGRKFDVVICMFSAMNYNVTAEELKLTLTNFYGHLNKGGVLIFDLGINKENWVDGHLSVDTVVDKDLKLARISKAHLENGVLNSNFIFLVKENGKVDFDIDEHKLGIFEIKKVDELMKSIGFKTFIYSNFKDEIYEIGNGERPVFVGVK; translated from the coding sequence ATGACTGAAGAACAGCTTTATAAAAAATTTGCAGGTTATTATGATAAGATCTATGAAAAATTAGACCACAAAAGGGAATCTAAATTTATAAAATGGGCTGTAAACAAACATGGGAACAGCGAAAGTAATGTACTTTTGGATATTGCATGTGGAACTGGAAGACATGCCCATTTTTTGAAGGATGATTTTGAAATTCTGGGGATTGATATAAGCAAAGAAATGTTAAAAATTGCCCAAGAAAAAGTGCCGGATGTTGAGTTTATAACTGGAGACATGAAAAAACTTGATTTAGGGCGAAAATTCGATGTTGTAATCTGTATGTTCAGTGCCATGAATTACAATGTTACAGCTGAAGAGCTGAAATTGACTTTAACTAATTTTTATGGCCATTTAAATAAAGGCGGTGTTTTAATCTTTGATCTGGGGATCAATAAGGAAAACTGGGTTGACGGACATTTAAGTGTTGATACTGTAGTTGATAAAGACCTAAAATTAGCCCGGATTTCTAAAGCACATTTGGAAAACGGAGTTCTTAATTCAAATTTTATTTTTCTGGTAAAAGAGAATGGAAAAGTTGATTTTGACATTGATGAACATAAATTGGGAATCTTTGAAATAAAGAAGGTCGATGAATTAATGAAAAGTATTGGATTTAAAACTTTTATCTACTCTAATTTTAAAGATGAAATTTATGAAATTGGAAATGGGGAAAGACCTGTTTTTGTGGGTGTAAAATAG